In the Helicoverpa armigera isolate CAAS_96S chromosome 15, ASM3070526v1, whole genome shotgun sequence genome, one interval contains:
- the LOC135117809 gene encoding uncharacterized protein LOC135117809 gives MPEEDLLQHEMEAGVVISEVLTLPHSQARDFVELLPTETTINDSRATAGSSPPPIQEQVQDAPQSPVLQMTVRGRRTETVASSTPPLRQRPRRKRNLNPRQSVSEQYSAARREFLAVAEANAATMKMLATAAQAQADAAKMQAEAAKVQAEATLQLVKVGNKIADAINNYINKNNK, from the exons ATGCCAGAGGAAGAT ttattacaacatgagatggaggctggggtggtaatctctgaggttctcaccttacctcattctcagg ctagagattttgtggaattgttaccgactgaaacaa caatcaatgacagcagagcaacggctggttcttcaccaccacccatccaagaacaagtgcaagatgcccctcagtcgccagtactacaaatga cagtacgtggcagaaggacagaaactgttgcatcatcaacaccaccactgcgacagagacccagaagaaagagga atctgaatcctcgccaaagtgtttctgagcaatatagtgcagctcgacgagaatttctagcagttgcagaagcaaatgctgctacaatgaag atgctggcaactgctgctcaagcgcaagcagatgctgccaagatgcaggctgaggcagccaaggtacaagccgaggcgacgctgcaattggtaaaagtcggaaacaaaatagctgacgcaataaataattacataaataaaaataataaatga